A window of the Rhodoferax sp. GW822-FHT02A01 genome harbors these coding sequences:
- a CDS encoding HDOD domain-containing protein, with product MIQSDQDIRNRLLVAKLPAMPQILLKLLGLCQADGAGMAEMAKLVANDPGMTVKVLNVANSAAYNRGGQKVGLMQALSTLGSDMIKTLVISESVLQTFNSFPYSANSDLRVFWKHALTTAVIARELARAMDYAHGEEAYLAGLLHDVGRMALLAAAPDDYTSIFYSPDNETLCALEQRSLQISHVEAGAWLIERWNLDSYMADAVLYHHEPASRVEGAHPLIRIVHLAHALASHDAALPLAEDAGYLCKISGENLLAITQGAAGQVEKAAAYLGIDLSGLEAWTPPQTLGAPAANPIQQRMNEEIQHMALAAEVGQSLARQKDDNQLLKVIRQNAQILYDLDNTIILLMSGNAQSLVGVSVADHLQRLSEFSVMLSAGGGIAQCALQNRVAFLSRKDGLLNLNEEQLLRTFDADGLVCIPLTSGARCLGVLVGGVPARLMPDLKRRERFLQAFGVQAATALNVVNSDRSEIDRRITAIKEEHRESARRVLHEVNNPLSIIKNYLGVLDDKLTRHEPVEGELSVLNEEIDRVGNIMNEFVGAAPVVAPGKVNLNHVVGNVVRLFRESKFLPPSVEILSQLSERDCEIEGPADTIKQILVNLIKNAVEAMPKGGRIEIALGGPVQRDGRPYYTLCVKDNGPGIPPQLRSRLFSPVQSTKAGTNRGIGLSIVHGLVKKLGGRIECQSSAMGTAFEMELPVPVTASARSGAGMPFLQDRV from the coding sequence ATGATCCAGTCTGATCAGGACATTCGCAACCGGTTGCTGGTTGCGAAGCTGCCTGCGATGCCACAAATCTTGCTCAAGTTGCTTGGGTTGTGCCAAGCAGACGGAGCGGGCATGGCTGAAATGGCCAAGCTGGTGGCCAACGATCCGGGCATGACGGTCAAGGTACTCAACGTAGCCAACAGCGCAGCCTACAACCGGGGTGGACAGAAAGTGGGCCTGATGCAGGCCCTTTCCACTTTGGGCTCGGACATGATCAAAACCCTGGTCATCAGCGAGTCGGTGCTGCAGACATTCAACAGCTTTCCGTATTCCGCCAACAGTGACCTGCGCGTCTTCTGGAAGCATGCCTTGACCACGGCCGTCATTGCGCGCGAGCTGGCCCGGGCCATGGACTATGCGCATGGTGAGGAAGCCTATCTCGCCGGCCTGCTGCACGATGTTGGTCGCATGGCGTTGCTGGCAGCCGCGCCCGACGACTACACCAGCATCTTCTACTCGCCCGACAACGAGACGCTGTGCGCCCTGGAGCAGCGTAGCCTGCAGATTTCCCATGTGGAGGCAGGGGCCTGGCTGATCGAGCGCTGGAATCTGGACTCCTACATGGCCGATGCGGTGCTCTACCACCATGAGCCGGCCAGCCGGGTCGAGGGTGCGCACCCGCTGATCCGCATTGTTCATCTGGCCCATGCGCTCGCTTCGCACGACGCAGCGCTGCCGCTGGCCGAAGATGCCGGCTACCTGTGCAAGATTTCCGGCGAGAACCTGCTGGCGATCACGCAGGGAGCCGCCGGGCAGGTGGAAAAGGCAGCAGCCTATCTGGGCATTGATCTGTCGGGTCTGGAGGCCTGGACGCCACCGCAGACCTTGGGTGCTCCGGCGGCCAACCCGATCCAGCAGCGCATGAACGAGGAAATTCAGCACATGGCGCTGGCCGCCGAGGTGGGGCAATCGCTGGCGCGGCAAAAGGATGACAACCAGCTCCTCAAGGTCATACGCCAGAACGCCCAAATCCTGTACGACCTGGACAACACCATCATTCTGCTGATGAGCGGCAACGCCCAGTCACTGGTCGGCGTGTCCGTGGCGGACCATTTGCAGCGGTTGTCCGAGTTTTCCGTGATGCTGTCGGCTGGTGGCGGCATCGCGCAGTGCGCCTTGCAGAACCGGGTGGCTTTCCTGAGCCGCAAGGATGGTTTGCTCAATCTGAACGAAGAGCAGCTCCTGCGCACCTTTGATGCGGATGGCCTGGTATGCATTCCCCTGACCAGTGGCGCGCGTTGCCTGGGCGTGCTGGTGGGTGGTGTTCCCGCTCGCCTCATGCCCGATCTGAAGCGGCGCGAGCGCTTTCTGCAGGCCTTTGGTGTGCAGGCCGCTACGGCGCTCAATGTGGTCAACAGCGATCGCAGCGAGATCGACCGCCGTATCACTGCCATCAAGGAAGAGCATCGGGAAAGCGCAAGGCGCGTGCTGCACGAAGTCAACAATCCGCTGTCCATCATCAAGAACTACCTCGGTGTGCTGGATGACAAACTCACACGGCATGAACCCGTGGAAGGCGAGCTCAGCGTATTGAATGAAGAAATCGACCGTGTCGGCAACATCATGAATGAGTTTGTCGGCGCGGCCCCCGTGGTCGCGCCCGGCAAGGTCAATCTCAATCACGTCGTGGGCAATGTGGTGCGCCTGTTTCGCGAGAGCAAGTTCCTGCCCCCGTCGGTGGAAATCCTCTCGCAATTGTCGGAGCGCGACTGCGAGATCGAAGGCCCGGCCGACACGATCAAGCAGATCCTGGTCAACCTGATCAAGAATGCTGTCGAGGCCATGCCCAAGGGCGGTCGTATCGAGATCGCGCTCGGTGGCCCGGTGCAGCGGGATGGCCGCCCCTACTACACGCTGTGCGTGAAGGACAACGGTCCCGGCATTCCGCCCCAACTGCGTAGCCGGCTGTTTTCTCCCGTGCAGAGCACCAAGGCTGGCACGAATCGCGGCATTGGTCTGAGTATTGTGCATGGTCTGGTCAAGAAGCTGGGCGGCAGAATCGAATGCCAGAGCAGTGCCATGGGCACCGCGTTCGAGATGGAATTGCCCGTGCCCGTGACGGCCTCCGCTCGCAGCGGCGCCGGCATGCCTTTCCTGCAAGATCGTGTTTGA
- a CDS encoding EAL domain-containing protein: MLNSPVGEYQPRVLLVDDEPRVLASLLELLNGRGYHITTAGGGREAIEHLSRTPFDLVVLDLHMPEVSGHDVMDFISVRNLDAQVVVTSGATEIEAAIGAIRQGAYGYLRKPYPREELYKTVGNALQQRRLESENQRIAQQLKRSERMYRYLVDSSPDIIYTLGPDGCFTFINDRVQQLLGYRREELIGQHYSTVVYEGDMERANYVFNEGRTAFSQSRSVELRLKPLRAENEPRTFSIVMVMIQPGTDSDSVKLDARHKTEGGTYCVARDVTERKRADEQIAYQAYHDILTELPNRALFKDRLGLALLQAKRNETNLAVMFIDLDRFKVVNDTLGHGAGDALLQQVATRLKACLRRCDTLSRLGGDEFTAVLPELSDRQDAALIAGKFVDCLRQPFQVAGQPVHVSASIGVALYPYDGSQQEELVRNADIAMYHMKSQGKNGYAFFHASLLETSYQKIVLEHDLHMALERGELEMFYQPQVDISTQKIIGAEALMRWNHPARGFMGAGEFLPFAEESGLILPISDWMLEAICRDFLEWTALGGDSMRLSLNISPQYLDRGDFFEKLKNALVRHQIPPGQIEVEVTENICIRNPQNAIDQLDKLCQLGVSVAIDDFGTGYSSLSYLHRFPIHTIKIDRSFVMEIQDSGAQFPVVLAIVAIAQGLGLNLVSEGVETAVQAKYLADAGCRIMQGFLYHQPMAQGKLVELLSAQASGGAELHTLN; the protein is encoded by the coding sequence TTGCTCAACTCTCCGGTAGGCGAATACCAGCCACGCGTATTGCTGGTGGATGATGAACCCCGCGTGCTGGCCAGTCTGCTGGAGCTGCTCAACGGCAGGGGCTACCACATCACAACTGCGGGCGGCGGACGGGAAGCCATTGAACACCTGAGCAGGACGCCGTTTGATCTGGTGGTGCTTGACCTGCACATGCCGGAAGTGAGCGGGCATGATGTCATGGACTTCATCAGCGTGCGCAATCTGGACGCCCAGGTCGTGGTGACCAGCGGTGCCACCGAAATTGAAGCAGCCATCGGAGCCATACGCCAGGGCGCCTACGGCTATCTGCGCAAGCCGTATCCGAGGGAAGAGCTCTACAAGACCGTGGGCAATGCCCTGCAGCAGCGGCGCCTGGAGTCGGAAAACCAGCGCATCGCGCAGCAGCTCAAGCGCTCGGAGCGCATGTACCGCTATCTGGTGGATAGCTCGCCAGACATCATTTACACCCTGGGTCCGGACGGCTGCTTCACCTTCATCAATGACCGCGTACAACAACTGTTGGGCTACCGGCGCGAAGAGCTGATTGGTCAGCATTACTCCACCGTGGTGTATGAGGGCGATATGGAGCGCGCCAACTATGTGTTCAACGAAGGGCGCACCGCGTTTTCGCAATCGCGCAGCGTGGAACTGCGGCTCAAGCCTTTGCGCGCAGAAAACGAGCCACGCACCTTCAGCATCGTCATGGTGATGATTCAGCCGGGCACGGACAGTGACTCGGTGAAGCTGGATGCGCGCCACAAGACCGAAGGCGGCACCTACTGCGTGGCGCGTGACGTCACCGAGCGCAAGCGCGCCGACGAACAGATTGCCTATCAGGCCTATCACGACATCCTGACCGAGCTGCCCAATCGCGCGCTGTTCAAAGACCGCCTTGGCCTGGCATTGCTGCAGGCCAAGCGCAACGAGACCAATCTGGCGGTGATGTTCATTGATCTGGACCGCTTCAAGGTGGTGAACGACACGCTGGGCCATGGCGCAGGCGATGCCCTGCTGCAGCAGGTGGCCACGCGGCTCAAGGCCTGTCTGCGCCGCTGCGACACGCTCTCGCGCCTGGGAGGTGACGAATTCACCGCCGTGCTGCCAGAGCTGAGCGACCGCCAGGACGCCGCGCTGATCGCGGGCAAGTTTGTGGACTGTCTGCGCCAGCCGTTTCAGGTGGCTGGTCAGCCCGTGCACGTGTCGGCCAGCATTGGTGTTGCCCTGTACCCCTACGACGGTTCGCAGCAGGAGGAACTGGTGCGCAATGCCGACATCGCCATGTACCACATGAAGTCGCAGGGCAAGAACGGCTACGCGTTCTTCCATGCCAGCCTGCTCGAAACCTCGTACCAGAAGATCGTGCTGGAGCATGACCTGCACATGGCCCTGGAGCGCGGCGAGCTGGAAATGTTCTACCAGCCGCAAGTGGACATCAGCACCCAGAAGATCATCGGCGCCGAGGCGTTGATGCGCTGGAACCATCCCGCGCGCGGCTTCATGGGAGCCGGCGAATTCCTGCCGTTTGCCGAAGAGAGCGGCCTGATCCTGCCTATCAGTGACTGGATGCTGGAGGCCATTTGCCGTGACTTCCTGGAGTGGACGGCACTTGGGGGCGACTCCATGCGCCTGTCGCTCAACATCTCTCCGCAGTACCTGGACCGGGGTGACTTCTTCGAGAAACTCAAGAACGCGCTGGTGCGCCACCAAATCCCGCCCGGGCAGATCGAGGTCGAGGTGACCGAGAACATCTGCATCCGCAATCCGCAAAATGCCATCGATCAGCTCGACAAGCTCTGCCAACTGGGCGTGAGCGTGGCGATCGACGACTTCGGGACGGGCTATTCATCGCTGTCGTATCTGCACCGCTTCCCTATCCATACCATCAAGATCGATCGCTCCTTTGTCATGGAAATCCAGGACTCGGGTGCCCAGTTCCCGGTGGTGCTGGCCATTGTGGCCATCGCGCAGGGCCTGGGCCTGAACCTGGTATCGGAAGGGGTGGAAACGGCCGTGCAGGCCAAGTACCTCGCCGACGCGGGCTGCAGGATCATGCAGGGCTTTCTCTACCATCAGCCCATGGCGCAGGGCAAGTTGGTGGAGCTGCTTTCGGCGCAAGCGTCGGGCGGCGCAGAGCTGCACACACTCAACTGA
- a CDS encoding NAD(P)H-dependent oxidoreductase has product MTAKNILLIQGHPDGSVIHLGHHLEEAYAQGAQSAGHAVRRLAVAQLDFPLLRSQNDWQNGALPQGLVQAQKDIAWAEHIVFFFPLWLGDMPALLKAFLEQVARPDFAFKRDGKDLFQHKALTGKSARVVVTMGMPALLYRWYFRAHSVKSLERNILGFVGISPVHKTLIGLVDALGEAGVQKWQVHLTRLGAQAS; this is encoded by the coding sequence ATGACAGCGAAAAACATTCTCCTTATCCAGGGTCATCCGGATGGCTCCGTCATCCACCTGGGCCATCACCTGGAAGAGGCCTACGCACAGGGCGCGCAGTCCGCGGGTCATGCGGTGCGCAGGCTGGCCGTGGCCCAGCTCGACTTTCCCCTGCTGCGCAGCCAGAACGATTGGCAGAACGGTGCCCTGCCACAAGGTCTGGTGCAGGCGCAGAAGGACATTGCCTGGGCCGAGCACATCGTCTTCTTTTTTCCGCTGTGGCTGGGCGACATGCCGGCACTGCTCAAGGCATTTCTGGAACAGGTGGCACGCCCCGACTTTGCCTTCAAGAGGGATGGCAAAGACCTGTTCCAGCACAAGGCCCTCACCGGGAAGTCCGCCCGCGTGGTGGTCACCATGGGCATGCCAGCACTGCTGTACCGCTGGTATTTCCGCGCCCACAGCGTGAAGTCACTAGAGCGCAACATCCTGGGCTTTGTGGGCATCTCGCCAGTTCACAAGACGCTGATCGGCTTGGTCGATGCGCTGGGTGAAGCCGGGGTACAGAAATGGCAGGTACATCTCACCAGACTGGGCGCACAGGCCAGCTAG
- a CDS encoding thiazole synthase, giving the protein MQDIPQDKHSVAATEDTWQVARTTLSSRLLLGTAHYPSLQVLSDAVQASGTQVLTVGLRRMQPETGGGNHFWQRVQAMGCHVLPNTAGCHSANEAITLAHMAREIFGTPWIKLEVIGDDYTLQPDLLATLDAATQLVRDGFSVFAYTTDDLVMAQRLHGAGCAAVMPWAAPIGSGRGPMNPYALETLRRRLPDAMLVVDAGLGRPSHAATVMEFGFDAVLLNTAVAQAGDPVRMARAFASAVSAGRDAFQATPMPERSAAQASTPTVGMPFWHAQ; this is encoded by the coding sequence ATGCAGGATATCCCCCAGGACAAGCACAGCGTCGCCGCGACAGAAGACACGTGGCAAGTGGCTCGCACCACCCTGTCCAGCCGCCTGCTGCTGGGCACGGCGCATTACCCCTCACTGCAGGTGCTATCCGATGCGGTGCAAGCCAGCGGCACCCAGGTACTGACCGTGGGCTTGCGTCGCATGCAACCCGAGACCGGCGGTGGCAACCACTTCTGGCAGCGTGTGCAGGCTATGGGTTGCCACGTGCTGCCCAACACCGCGGGCTGCCACAGTGCCAACGAGGCCATCACATTGGCCCACATGGCGCGCGAGATCTTCGGCACGCCCTGGATCAAGCTCGAAGTGATCGGCGACGATTACACCCTGCAGCCCGATCTGCTGGCCACGCTGGATGCGGCCACGCAGCTGGTGCGTGACGGCTTTTCCGTGTTCGCCTACACCACCGATGACCTAGTCATGGCGCAGCGCCTGCATGGTGCCGGTTGCGCCGCGGTGATGCCCTGGGCCGCCCCCATAGGCAGCGGTCGCGGCCCCATGAACCCGTATGCGCTGGAGACCTTGCGCCGGCGCCTGCCCGACGCGATGCTGGTGGTCGATGCGGGGCTGGGCCGCCCGTCACACGCGGCCACCGTGATGGAGTTCGGCTTTGATGCCGTGCTGCTCAACACCGCCGTAGCCCAGGCTGGCGACCCGGTGCGCATGGCGCGCGCATTTGCCAGCGCCGTGTCAGCCGGACGCGACGCCTTCCAGGCCACACCCATGCCCGAGCGCAGCGCCGCACAGGCATCCACCCCCACCGTTGGCATGCCGTTCTGGCATGCGCAGTAA
- the thiC gene encoding phosphomethylpyrimidine synthase ThiC yields MTQTSNTVDTAGLASRITRTPFPGSSRIHIQGSRPDIRVPFREVTLSDTLVHTGSGEPRREPNPALRLYDSSGIYTDPSVPVDITRGLAPLRASWIAERGDTEALPGISSAYGRQRLQDPRLQALRMAHTPVPRRAKAGANVSQVHYAKKGIITPEMEYIAIRENLVRAQLQERLATERLPKPGQAFGALMAQQVTPEFVRDEVARGRAVIPSNINHPESEPMIIGRNFLVKVNANIGNSAVTSSIEEEVDKLVWSIRWGADTVMDLSTGDNIHETREWILRNSPVPIGTVPIYQALEKVHGRAEDLSWELFRDTLIEQAEQGVDYFTIHAGVRLAYVPLTANRLTGIVSRGGSIMAKWCLSHHRESFLYEHFEDICDIMKAYDVCFSLGDGLRPGSIADANDEAQFAELHTLGELTQIAWKHDVQVMIEGPGHVPLQLVKENVDKQLEACFEAPFYTLGPLITDVSPGYDHISSAMGAANIGWYGTAMLCYVTPKEHLGLPNRDDVKQGLIAYKIAAHAADLAKGFPGAQMWDNAVSKARFEFRWEDQFRLAIDPDTAMAYHDETLPKENAKVAHFCSMCGPKFCSMKISQEVRDFARLNPASTTLQGAAGVIAIQQVSSALDEKAQEFRQAGSEIYL; encoded by the coding sequence ATGACCCAAACATCCAACACCGTAGATACCGCGGGCCTCGCCAGCCGCATCACCCGCACGCCTTTCCCGGGCTCTTCCCGCATCCATATCCAGGGTTCGCGCCCGGACATCCGCGTGCCGTTTCGCGAAGTCACGCTCAGCGACACGCTGGTGCACACTGGCAGCGGTGAGCCGCGGCGCGAGCCCAATCCGGCCTTGCGGCTGTATGACTCTTCCGGCATTTACACCGATCCTTCGGTGCCCGTGGATATCACCCGCGGTCTGGCACCCTTGCGTGCCTCCTGGATCGCCGAGCGTGGCGACACCGAAGCGCTGCCGGGCATCAGCAGTGCCTACGGGCGCCAGCGCCTGCAGGACCCGCGTCTGCAGGCCTTGCGCATGGCCCACACCCCGGTACCGCGCCGCGCCAAGGCGGGCGCCAACGTGTCCCAGGTGCACTATGCCAAGAAGGGCATCATCACGCCCGAGATGGAATACATCGCCATCCGCGAAAACCTGGTGCGTGCGCAACTCCAGGAGCGCCTGGCCACCGAGCGTCTGCCCAAACCGGGCCAGGCCTTTGGTGCGTTGATGGCGCAGCAGGTCACGCCCGAGTTCGTGCGCGACGAAGTGGCCCGCGGCCGCGCCGTGATCCCCTCCAACATCAACCACCCCGAGAGCGAACCGATGATCATCGGCCGCAACTTCCTGGTGAAGGTGAATGCCAACATCGGCAACTCTGCAGTGACTTCTTCCATTGAGGAAGAAGTGGACAAGCTGGTCTGGTCCATCCGCTGGGGCGCCGACACGGTGATGGACCTCTCCACTGGCGACAACATCCACGAGACGCGTGAATGGATTCTGCGCAACTCACCCGTGCCCATCGGCACCGTGCCGATCTACCAAGCCTTGGAAAAGGTACATGGCCGCGCCGAAGACCTGAGCTGGGAACTGTTCCGCGACACGCTCATCGAGCAAGCCGAGCAAGGCGTGGACTATTTCACCATCCATGCCGGCGTGCGCCTGGCCTATGTGCCGCTCACCGCCAACCGCCTCACCGGCATCGTCTCGCGCGGCGGCTCCATCATGGCCAAGTGGTGCCTGTCGCACCACCGCGAGAGCTTTCTGTACGAGCACTTCGAAGACATCTGCGACATCATGAAGGCCTACGACGTGTGTTTCTCGCTTGGCGACGGCCTGCGTCCGGGCTCGATCGCCGACGCCAATGACGAAGCCCAGTTTGCCGAACTGCACACTTTAGGCGAGCTCACGCAGATTGCCTGGAAGCACGACGTGCAGGTGATGATTGAAGGGCCGGGTCACGTGCCGCTGCAACTGGTCAAGGAAAACGTGGACAAGCAACTGGAGGCCTGCTTCGAGGCGCCCTTCTACACCCTGGGCCCGCTGATCACGGACGTGTCGCCGGGCTACGACCACATCTCCTCAGCCATGGGTGCTGCCAACATCGGCTGGTACGGCACGGCCATGCTGTGCTACGTCACGCCCAAGGAGCACCTGGGCCTGCCCAACCGCGATGACGTCAAGCAGGGCCTGATCGCCTACAAGATTGCCGCCCACGCGGCCGACCTGGCCAAGGGATTCCCCGGCGCGCAGATGTGGGACAACGCCGTCTCCAAGGCGCGCTTCGAGTTCCGCTGGGAAGACCAGTTCCGCCTGGCGATCGACCCGGACACCGCCATGGCCTACCACGACGAAACGTTGCCCAAAGAGAACGCCAAGGTGGCGCATTTCTGCTCCATGTGCGGCCCCAAGTTCTGCTCCATGAAGATCTCGCAGGAAGTGCGTGACTTCGCGCGGCTGAACCCCGCCAGCACCACCTTGCAGGGTGCAGCGGGCGTGATTGCCATCCAGCAAGTCAGCTCGGCTTTGGACGAAAAGGCCCAGGAGTTCCGCCAGGCCGGCAGCGAAATCTATCTCTGA
- the thiS gene encoding sulfur carrier protein ThiS, which yields MNEREIFINGAVLQTQAPNLQALLLERGFAMDAAFACAINNTFVPRGLWPQQPLQSGDRVDVVAPITGG from the coding sequence ATGAACGAACGCGAAATTTTCATCAACGGAGCGGTGCTGCAAACGCAGGCACCCAACCTGCAGGCGCTGCTGCTGGAGCGCGGCTTTGCCATGGACGCGGCCTTTGCCTGCGCCATCAACAACACCTTTGTGCCACGCGGGCTGTGGCCGCAGCAGCCGCTGCAAAGTGGCGACCGCGTGGACGTGGTGGCACCGATTACCGGAGGCTGA
- a CDS encoding thiamine phosphate synthase: MPAQATSASFVPLSGPLGFYPVVPDASWVERLLHWGVRTVQLRFKPASGDDAAVREQVRAAVAAGHAVPGAQVFINDHWRHAIALGAYGVHLGQEDWAALSDAERDALRSSGMRLGLSTHTPAELALAKAARPSYLAIGPVFPTTLKVMPYEPVGLERLQDWARLAAPYPVAAIGGITLECMADVRNCGVDGVAVVSALTQAVDPRFASQQGLRVFEKGPTTGNP, encoded by the coding sequence ATGCCAGCACAAGCTACCTCTGCCTCCTTCGTACCCCTGAGCGGGCCTTTGGGTTTTTATCCGGTGGTGCCCGACGCAAGCTGGGTGGAGCGCCTGTTGCACTGGGGCGTGCGCACCGTGCAGCTCCGATTCAAGCCCGCTTCGGGCGACGATGCCGCAGTGCGAGAGCAGGTGCGTGCTGCCGTGGCCGCAGGTCACGCCGTGCCCGGTGCGCAGGTCTTCATCAATGACCATTGGCGGCACGCCATCGCGCTGGGCGCCTACGGCGTCCATCTGGGACAGGAAGACTGGGCCGCGCTGAGCGATGCTGAGCGCGATGCCTTACGCAGTTCGGGCATGCGTCTGGGATTGAGCACCCATACGCCCGCCGAGCTTGCTTTGGCCAAGGCTGCACGCCCTTCGTATTTGGCCATCGGGCCGGTGTTTCCCACCACATTGAAGGTCATGCCGTATGAGCCTGTGGGGCTGGAACGTCTCCAGGACTGGGCGCGCCTGGCAGCACCCTATCCGGTGGCTGCCATTGGCGGCATCACGCTGGAATGCATGGCCGATGTGCGCAACTGCGGTGTGGATGGCGTGGCCGTGGTGAGCGCCCTCACCCAGGCGGTGGACCCGCGGTTTGCGTCCCAGCAGGGGTTGCGGGTGTTCGAAAAGGGCCCGACCACGGGGAACCCATAG
- a CDS encoding ester cyclase — MEAETRKNVVRRFNKEVIEEGRRASFLELMDESFVNRSAPDGAPNGPESIWNTFEKVLRPALGGLKVEIHEQLCDGDRVVTRKCISGTHTGSLMGLAATDMPVVIDVIDIVRVHGGRYVEHLGINTLTAVLSQLRAG, encoded by the coding sequence ATGGAAGCAGAAACACGCAAGAACGTCGTACGGCGATTCAACAAGGAAGTCATTGAAGAAGGTCGTCGAGCGTCCTTCCTGGAGCTGATGGACGAATCCTTCGTCAACCGCTCCGCACCTGACGGGGCACCCAACGGGCCCGAGAGCATATGGAACACCTTCGAGAAAGTGCTGCGCCCGGCACTGGGCGGACTGAAGGTTGAAATCCATGAACAGCTCTGTGATGGCGACAGGGTGGTCACCCGCAAGTGCATCAGTGGCACCCACACGGGCAGCCTCATGGGCTTGGCTGCGACGGACATGCCCGTGGTCATCGACGTGATTGATATCGTGCGTGTGCATGGCGGTCGGTATGTCGAACATTTGGGCATCAACACGCTAACGGCGGTTCTATCCCAGCTGCGGGCTGGCTGA
- the thiO gene encoding glycine oxidase ThiO, which produces MKPLHIGIAGAGLAGRMLAWRLLRAGHRVTLLDSRRRDALDTASMTAAAMLSPLAELAVSDAVVFAMGQRSMQLWPQWVDALHADHPDAPPVYYRQQGTLVVAHAPDQSSLQHFTRLLQHKLPSAFATQVQKLDAPAIAQLEPALAGRFANGLHLLGEGQLSNEQWMAALSGVLDRLGAVWHEGVPVELLEAQRMVARNGLEVAVDICVDARGVGSKSALPQLRGVRGEVLRVECKGVQLQRPVRLMHPRYQLYVAPRPDHAFVVGATELESEDTGPVTLRSMLELGSALYSLHPAFGEARVERLSAALRPALDNDQPACLQREGVWHINGLYRHGYLCAPALVESLVQKITEQQP; this is translated from the coding sequence ATGAAGCCTTTGCACATAGGCATTGCGGGCGCCGGTCTGGCTGGCCGTATGCTGGCCTGGCGGCTGCTGCGTGCCGGCCATCGCGTCACGCTTCTGGACAGCCGCAGGCGTGACGCGCTGGACACGGCATCCATGACGGCTGCAGCCATGCTCTCGCCGCTGGCAGAACTGGCGGTTTCCGACGCCGTGGTGTTCGCCATGGGGCAGCGCTCCATGCAGCTCTGGCCGCAATGGGTGGATGCGCTGCACGCGGATCACCCGGATGCGCCGCCGGTGTACTACCGCCAGCAGGGCACGCTGGTGGTGGCCCACGCTCCCGACCAGAGTTCCCTGCAGCACTTCACCCGGCTGCTGCAGCACAAGCTGCCGTCCGCGTTTGCCACGCAGGTGCAAAAGCTGGACGCTCCAGCCATCGCCCAACTGGAGCCCGCTCTGGCCGGGCGCTTTGCCAACGGCCTGCATCTGCTGGGCGAGGGGCAGCTCTCCAACGAGCAGTGGATGGCGGCGCTCTCCGGTGTGCTGGACCGGCTGGGCGCCGTCTGGCACGAAGGCGTGCCGGTCGAACTGCTGGAAGCGCAACGCATGGTGGCGCGCAACGGTCTGGAGGTGGCCGTGGACATCTGCGTGGATGCACGCGGTGTGGGCAGCAAGTCGGCGTTGCCGCAGCTGCGCGGTGTGCGTGGCGAGGTGCTGCGCGTGGAATGCAAAGGCGTGCAGTTGCAGCGACCCGTGCGGCTCATGCATCCGCGCTACCAGCTCTATGTGGCACCACGCCCGGACCATGCGTTTGTGGTCGGCGCCACCGAGCTGGAGTCCGAAGACACCGGGCCGGTCACCCTGCGCTCCATGCTGGAGCTGGGCAGTGCCTTGTACAGCCTGCACCCGGCCTTTGGTGAGGCGCGGGTGGAACGTCTGTCGGCCGCGCTGCGCCCGGCATTGGACAACGACCAGCCCGCCTGCCTGCAGCGCGAGGGTGTCTGGCACATCAACGGCTTGTACCGCCACGGCTACCTGTGCGCACCTGCGCTGGTGGAGTCGCTGGTGCAGAAGATTACGGAGCAACAACCATGA